taggttaaaattactaccttttggataccaaagacAAAGGTCAGTGGTGCatttcaagtatctcaatattctcttgacaacagtcaagtggGCCTCatttggatttgcctgaaatcgAGCACAAAGACCTACATTGAAAACAATGTCAGATCTGCTAGCAGTGAGATATAAAAGAGAACCAATTATTCCcttatacaacttctgatcaatatatgaaccaggttcatctatatccaattttGTGGCTGTTGCTATAGGAGTATCgatttcttttgattcttccattttaaacctttTGAGCAACTCTTTCTCATATTTCTACTGATGGATCATAGTTCCATTTGAGTTTTATTTAATTTGTAAgcctaaaaagaaattaagctcacccatcatactcatttcaaattcccTCCCCATTAGTTTAGCAAATTCCTTACT
This sequence is a window from Nicotiana sylvestris chromosome 3, ASM39365v2, whole genome shotgun sequence. Protein-coding genes within it:
- the LOC138888007 gene encoding secreted RxLR effector protein 161-like → MEESKEIDTPIATATKLDIDEPGSYIDQKLYKGIIGSLLYLTASRSDIVFNVGLCARFQANPNEAHLTVVKRILRYLKCTTDLCLWYPKGSNFNLVGYADADYASFLVDRKNTLGMAHFLSSCLVSWATKKQNSVALSNAEAEYIAAASCCAQLLWIKQ